The following nucleotide sequence is from Corylus avellana chromosome ca7, CavTom2PMs-1.0.
GTCCACCTTTCTTGCCTTGCTtccattcctttttctttctggaATCAACTGATTGGTTACTGATACAACAACACAACCACATTACAAAAATGATGAGATTTTGTAGGAGCGTGGGATTTTTTTTGAACAACACTTGTGATCAAAACACCATTATCCAAGCTCTACATAACATCATAGTTGACAGAACCACTTAAAGAacctcttccattttctcttcaTATGCTAGATAAGATGTGCCCTTCTCCCCATTGGTAATCAAGTAATCCTCACCAGTCAAGCCAGTATTCCCTCATGCATGTATGCGTGAATGCgcacacaaaaacaaacaaacacatgcatacatacatacctaCATAAATTTAGGTTTGTGTGTTACCAGCCCTACAACGTAGGAGTCATGAAGCATACATTACAAACTTAGCAGAGGATCTCCCAGTGACTGCTCCACAACAAGCTTTGTATTTCTTCTTTGAACCACATGTACAGGCCTTATTTCTTGAGATCTTCTGCAGTGGGGGATACAAACGAACAGGTGTAATTTGGAGCAGACTCCATACTAAGGGAAGCAATTCCTAatttgcattatatatatataaaaaaataaaaaaataaaccttatcaTCTGATTGGGAACTACTATCACCATGACTTCTTTTAACACTATTACTGGAGGCATCTATCAAATCGGTCTTCTCTATGGGTTCTTCGTCATGTTGCTCACAGTTTCCATCTACAACTTCATCTGGAAATCCTCAGGAATTTTAAAATCAGaatagtaaaaagaaaagagcaaaGAAATATTCAACATGGTCAACCAACAAAGGAGTATAATGAATCGTGTAACAAGAAGACAAACGAGGtaagtaataaaatatttattaacttAACAAAGATCGGTAAACAGAGTCTAAATTTCATACCTTAAAAGGAAATGTTAAACCTGTACCAGTTTCTATGTATTCTTTTTCAAGTAAAAGATCAGAGTTCTCCACTCTTCAGGCTCAATCCACCCTTTTTAAGCTAGGACGAGGGcagattaagaaaataaaacaatccCAGGTCAAATGTCCTAATACACCAACTAATAGACCAAAAGAAGCAggaaattttaacaaacaaaaacgAAGAACACTTGCTGAATCATCTCTGAAGCACCACTAAAACCAATTGCTAGAAACAAGTAGATATGacgtttaaaatattaaataaaggtAATTTTTCTTTCAGATTGTCTCATCACTTGAAACCTTCAACAACCATGCATTATTACCTATCAAGAAACATATAACAAAAACACCCATTTCCCTCTTTTGATCCTTTTAGACAAAGCCACCTGCTTAACAAGTAGGTTTCAAGTGATGCTCATCAAGAATAATCGATGAAGCACCACTAAAACCAATTGCTAGAAACAAGTAGATATGatgtttaaaaatattaaataaaggtAATTTTTCTTTCAGATTGTCTCATCACTTGAAACCTTCAACAACCATGCATTATTACCTATGAagaaacatataataaaaacaCCCATTTCCCTCTTTTGATCCTTTTAGACAAAGCCACCTGCTTAACTGGCACTAAAATTTACTGGTACTAGTTTTTGAGAGTTAATTGTTAAGAATAATACTATTCACAAACATACCACCTACAAATATGCTAAAAAGTGGCAAggaaacaaaatacaaagttgTGTGTAGAATGTAAGAAAATTGTTTATTACAAAAAATGAAACAGCATCATTTCTAGGCACACCCTCATATAATTATCTAGAGTGTGCAAAAAGTACTGACCGGCCATTACCATAGGAAGTATCTGACTGACCATGGAGTGAATCAGTTTGCACCAAGTACTCTTCTGCTCCTTTTTCTGCTATCAGAAGCTCTATTGCGAGGTCAACATCACCATATACTTGTTCTAAAATCTGACATGAGAACAAGAAGAATATCTCAAAACTCCATGCAGTCCAAGAATACCAGTAAATAAAAGGTCAGTATATCAGCATCAACAGAAACAGATGTTGTACAGGAGGGAAAAAAAGCACAGAAACAAATAAGGCAGGTCAATATCACCTGTTTGACTTTTTCAGCATCTTGACATCCAGTTCCTCCCATTACCATTTTGATGGATCCAGCATGGATAATATCCTCACCAGTTCCTCCTTTAGACCGCGTGACTGCAGCTTTTGGTTGATGAGCTGTTGCTGAAAGATCTGCATCCACCTTTCACAAACTACAACTTATCAGGATATTACCAACCAGTAAATGCTCACACCCATTACTGTTGTAGTAACAATTAGTttgaaaaagaagcaaaaaaaaaaaaaaaaaaaaaaaaaaaaccttgataATGATTGGCCTAGCTGGTCCACCAGAAGGGTCTTCCTTTAACCGCACACTATTATAGTGTTCTTCATCATGATAGGATCTGAAAAACCATTTGCAATCATATTTTAGTATCGAAACACCAACCATCTGTTATTAAGAGGAAGTGTTCATTAAATTGAGCTAATAAGAATATACCACAACTACAGAAAACTGCAGAAGTGGATCCAAATCAAACGACTGATATAGATCTTGAAGCATTAAAATCCATATAAATATTTACCTGTAAGACTTTTGGCACCACTAGAGGAAAAGTGGCTGCCATGCCCTATGACACTAAATGGTGTATCTTCTGTCGATAGAAAAGCATTAGTCGATACTGCTAGTGCCAGCAGGCAAATAAGGTCTTTTAACTCAAATGTATATTATAATCTATGCTAGGAAGAGATTAAGGACGTCCGCTGAGTATAAGCAGGTAGAGGTATGTGTAAGCTGCTAATTCACTTTCCAATATTGCAATCCGTCCTATTCACTATATCTAAAATCTCTAACTGATATCACTCAAGTGTTTCACGTCAAATCCTGGTAATATTCCAAGTCAGAACTCAATCAAGGACAAAACCTTGATAAACTAAAATAAGATAGCAACTTAGTCTATCAAGTACTTGAAACAACCGTATTACTTACACCTCTCTAGTCTAAAATTTGCTTAGTAACATGAACCTATATAAGCTCTAAACAACATCTTAATTGCTAAACTGCGATTACCATACCACAAACTTGCACTTCCAAATCTGTCACAGCTGTTTCTACAATATACAATATGTGAAAATAACTGTTATTGCTCAACTCAACAAAGCACGACCCAGAAATTCTAGGTCGGTTACGACATCCTTTCTCATCTATCAGCTTTACTAAGGGCcattttagaatattttttaaaaataagaatacACAATTGCAAGGGAAGTTTTACACCCATCCCTGATCAAAAGACAAGCAAAGCATACTACAATCATGATAAAAGATTCAAGGTTACTTACAAATGGACCATGCAAGCTCCACGCTCATCAAAATTGCGGATGTACCAGCGAGGTGACATGTTCTGTATCAAGTAATGCAGCAACACAGAAGATCCATCTTACACAGGCAAAGAGATTTGGCATGTCACATATATGATTGTGTGTGGGAAAGTGTACTTGTTCAATCATATTAAAGTATGCATGCACGCAAACATGTAGCAAATTTGAAAAGGTAAAAAATGTGCTAGTAATTAATCATTCCACCTGGCATTGCCATGATTCAAAATTCTTCCAGCCAAAAAggtcataaaataaaaaatttggcaGGAGAAATTATGCTGCAAATACAGACACTTACATAAGCTAAAAACTCAAACGTTTTGACCTAGAATACCTTGAACTAATTATTTATGCTAACAGTAATGTGTGACAGAGAGTTTTAAATTAAGTTTAACTACAGGCCCTGAAGACTAGCTTTAAAAGTGCATTACCAACTAAAATGCCCAAAAAAGGGGAGAAAAATAGAAGGATACTATCCTAATCATGATAAGCATATAGATGAGGATTGATAATAAATGCAGAGGGAAGAAAAAGGTCTCACTCTGTGAATGCATATATTACTATGTGTAACAAGGGAAGCTGCTTGCAATTCCATATGTCCAGCCCATGTGCCCTCCTCTTCCATGGATTGGCAGTATTCATTAAATGGAATATCATCCTCAATAAATGGTTCAAACATTTCACGATTCTTCTGTAAATCACAGGTCAAATGTCAGAATATTTGGAAGTTGGTTATCCAATAAAAATATGTGAGATTGGGATCATAGTTCATACTTGGGGGGTGGGGGGCAACTGGTTTGCAACTATACAGAGTGTGATTTGTTGCAAATAACAATAAACAGAGTGGAAAAcgtcatcaaaataataattatttctttCACACTGACAACAATGTCTTTCATATAGCCCCTCCATGCTTATTAGAGCTACATATCCGTTAGTTATTGCAGGACATTTATTTACAAGACCAGAAAAACATGTATAAATGGAGAACTAATTTACTTATAAATCCCAAAGAGTGTTTACAGAATAGAATAAATACTAAATATGGTACGTCAAACaccataaacaaaacaaaaattaaattaaattataaaaattaaaaaaaaaaaaaagaaaaaaaaaagccctttaAAAGGTGTGAGAACAATTTTctcgggaaaaaaaaagtatttatttcaAATGCCATGTACCAAAATATATTCTACCACCATGCTGCGATACTTCTTATGTTCCTCTTCATTTCCTTCCAACTGATCTGCAAGGGCCCTGCAAATTCATCAGTGCATAACTTAAACTGCATTaaaaaaggggggaaaagaACTATTTGATACACTTGTTTTGTTGGTGATACTGTGAAATCCAGATCATAtacaacaaatatttgataCATACTATGCAGCTTAATATATCAAGTTAACAATTGCAGAagtagaatgataatacatttttttaaattttattttattttattttatttatttatttattttttttatatataagtacaagtagaatgataatacatattatatactGAAAGTAGAAAATGTAAGATGAGGCCATTGAATAAACACTCA
It contains:
- the LOC132187168 gene encoding OVARIAN TUMOR DOMAIN-containing deubiquitinating enzyme 7 isoform X3, giving the protein MAKTKRQNSKPKRQPHVKKQGKVTDISQFRAQLDALGLKINQVTADDQLEGNEEEHKKYRSMVVEYILKNREMFEPFIEDDIPFNEYCQSMEEEGTWAGHMELQAASLVTHSNICIHRNMSPRWYIRNFDERGACMVHLSYHDEEHYNSVRLKEDPSGGPARPIIIKVDADLSATAHQPKAAVTRSKGGTGEDIIHAGSIKMVMGGTGCQDAEKVKQILEQVYGDVDLAIELLIAEKGAEEYLVQTDSLHGQSDTSYDEVVDGNCEQHDEEPIEKTDLIDASSNSVKRSHGDSSSQSDDKKISRNKACTCGSKKKYKACCGAVTGRSSAKFVINQSVDSRKKKEWKQGKKGGPAKAAAPTSGSDGGPPDMGALCI
- the LOC132187168 gene encoding OVARIAN TUMOR DOMAIN-containing deubiquitinating enzyme 7 isoform X1, producing the protein MAKTKRQNSKPKRQPHVKKQGKVTDISQFRAQLDALGLKINQVTADGNCFFRALADQLEGNEEEHKKYRSMVVEYILKNREMFEPFIEDDIPFNEYCQSMEEEGTWAGHMELQAASLVTHSNICIHRNMSPRWYIRNFDERGACMVHLSYHDEEHYNSVRLKEDPSGGPARPIIIKVDADLSATAHQPKAAVTRSKGGTGEDIIHAGSIKMVMGGTGCQDAEKVKQILEQVYGDVDLAIELLIAEKGAEEYLVQTDSLHGQSDTSYDEVVDGNCEQHDEEPIEKTDLIDASSNSVKRSHGDSSSQSDDKKISRNKACTCGSKKKYKACCGAVTGRSSAKFVINQSVDSRKKKEWKQGKKGGPAKAAAPTSGSDGGPPDMGALCI
- the LOC132187168 gene encoding OVARIAN TUMOR DOMAIN-containing deubiquitinating enzyme 7 isoform X2 translates to MAKTKRQNSKPKRQPHVKKQGKVTDISQFRAQLDALGLKINQVTADGNCFFRALADQLEGNEEEHKKYRSMVVEYILKNREMFEPFIEDDIPFNEYCQSMEEEGTWAGHMELQAASLVTHSNICIHRNMSPRWYIRNFDERGACMVHLSYHDEEHYNSVRLKEDPSGGPARPIIIKVDADLSATAHQPKAAVTRSKGGTGEDIIHAGSIKMVMGGTGCQDAEKVKQILEQVYGDVDLAIELLIAEKGAEEYLVQTDSLHGQSDTSYDEVVDGNCEQHDEEPIEKTDLIDASSNSVKRSHGDSSSQSDDKISRNKACTCGSKKKYKACCGAVTGRSSAKFVINQSVDSRKKKEWKQGKKGGPAKAAAPTSGSDGGPPDMGALCI
- the LOC132187168 gene encoding OVARIAN TUMOR DOMAIN-containing deubiquitinating enzyme 7 isoform X5 — protein: MVVEYILKNREMFEPFIEDDIPFNEYCQSMEEEGTWAGHMELQAASLVTHSNICIHRNMSPRWYIRNFDERGACMVHLSYHDEEHYNSVRLKEDPSGGPARPIIIKVDADLSATAHQPKAAVTRSKGGTGEDIIHAGSIKMVMGGTGCQDAEKVKQILEQVYGDVDLAIELLIAEKGAEEYLVQTDSLHGQSDTSYDEVVDGNCEQHDEEPIEKTDLIDASSNSVKRSHGDSSSQSDDKKISRNKACTCGSKKKYKACCGAVTGRSSAKFVINQSVDSRKKKEWKQGKKGGPAKAAAPTSGSDGGPPDMGALCI
- the LOC132187168 gene encoding OVARIAN TUMOR DOMAIN-containing deubiquitinating enzyme 7 isoform X4, translated to MAKTKRQNSKPKRQPHVKKQGKVTDISQFRAQLDALGLKINQVTADGNCFFRALADQLEGNEEEHKKYRSMVVEYILKNREMFEPFIEDDIPFNEYCQSMEEEGTWAGHMELQAASLVTHSNICIHRNMSPRWYIRNFDERGACMVHLSYHDEEHYNSVRLKEDPSGGPARPIIIKVDADLSATAHQPKAAVTRSKGGTGEDIIHAGSIKMVMGGTGCQDAEKVKQILEQVYGDVDLAIELLIAEKGAEEYLVQTDSLHGQSDTSYDEVVDGNCEQHDEEPIEKTDLIDASSNSVKRSHGDSSSQSDDKKISRNKACTCGSKKKYKACCGAVTGRSSAKFVMYAS